The Azospirillaceae bacterium genome has a segment encoding these proteins:
- a CDS encoding HAMP domain-containing sensor histidine kinase, whose amino-acid sequence MALDTHTLLITFMWIMGTLSAIMLLFWHFHRGMPGVGLWTAGAGCLAAGGLGAAFIGIAPQAFVVFWANTLFLLSLGLILNGFRAFNGRPAAWWFTIGLVIVQGVGLTWFLWVDNDILARIVVVSICLALLCGSSAYEMAMRTQRSIRLAAWIGSAIYAVMAISMVLRGVAALRSAPVVDGTQTPVHPLHFLIAILAGMTCVFTLIMMASLRLRLEAEEHGRAMAALAADRDAARMRAEEANRAKTQFLAMMSHELRTPLNAILGFSDLLRTRAALGKGGESPEKAIEYATYIHQSGTHLLSLIGDILDLAKAEAGKLEVEVADLDAGPVVEQATLLLGEAARSRGLRLSTHIAPDLPVCRADGRALKQILVNLVSNAIKFTQPGGEVRVVARKASAPYSGIEVTVSDTGIGIPEDQIERARRPFERIAGSNTRNTEGTGLGLAIVDALVQLQNGHMRIESRVAEGTTVVVRLPSAADQPAPTDVFAEGI is encoded by the coding sequence ATGGCGCTGGATACGCACACGCTGCTGATCACGTTCATGTGGATCATGGGCACGCTGTCCGCGATCATGCTGCTGTTCTGGCACTTCCACCGCGGGATGCCGGGCGTCGGGCTCTGGACCGCCGGTGCGGGTTGTCTGGCGGCCGGAGGGCTTGGGGCCGCGTTCATCGGGATCGCCCCGCAAGCTTTCGTCGTTTTTTGGGCAAATACCCTGTTCCTTCTGTCCTTGGGGCTGATCCTGAATGGATTCCGGGCCTTCAATGGACGGCCGGCGGCGTGGTGGTTCACCATTGGCCTTGTGATCGTGCAAGGCGTGGGGTTGACGTGGTTCCTGTGGGTGGACAACGACATCCTGGCCCGCATCGTTGTCGTATCCATCTGCCTTGCGCTCCTGTGCGGATCCTCGGCCTACGAGATGGCGATGCGCACCCAGCGCTCGATCCGCCTCGCCGCCTGGATCGGCAGTGCCATTTACGCCGTCATGGCCATCAGCATGGTCCTGCGCGGGGTGGCAGCGCTACGCAGCGCCCCGGTCGTCGACGGCACACAGACCCCGGTGCACCCGCTGCACTTCCTGATCGCGATTTTGGCGGGCATGACCTGCGTCTTCACGCTGATCATGATGGCGAGCCTGCGTCTGCGTTTGGAGGCGGAAGAGCATGGCCGGGCCATGGCGGCACTGGCCGCGGACCGCGATGCGGCCCGGATGCGGGCGGAGGAGGCCAACCGCGCCAAGACCCAGTTCCTGGCGATGATGAGCCATGAACTGCGGACGCCACTCAACGCCATCCTCGGCTTTTCCGATCTGCTGCGCACGCGTGCGGCCCTGGGCAAAGGCGGGGAGAGCCCGGAAAAGGCGATCGAGTATGCGACCTACATCCACCAGAGCGGTACGCACCTGTTATCGCTGATCGGCGACATCCTTGACCTTGCCAAGGCGGAGGCCGGGAAGCTGGAGGTCGAAGTGGCGGACCTCGATGCCGGCCCCGTGGTCGAGCAGGCGACGCTTCTGCTGGGGGAAGCCGCGCGGTCACGGGGACTGCGGCTGTCCACGCACATCGCTCCCGATCTGCCGGTCTGCCGGGCGGACGGACGGGCGTTGAAGCAGATCCTGGTAAATTTGGTGTCCAACGCCATCAAGTTCACCCAGCCGGGCGGCGAGGTCCGTGTCGTCGCCCGAAAGGCCTCCGCGCCGTACAGCGGTATCGAAGTGACGGTATCGGATACCGGGATCGGCATTCCCGAGGATCAGATCGAACGCGCCCGCCGTCCGTTCGAACGGATCGCCGGCAGCAACACCCGCAACACCGAAGGCACGGGGCTGGGCCTGGCCATCGTGGATGCGCTGGTGCAATTGCAAAACGGCCACATGCGCATCGAAAGCCGGGTGGCCGAAGGCACCACCGTGGTGGTGCGGCTGCCATCGGCCGCGGATCAGCCGGCGCCGACCGACGTGTTCGCGGAAGGCATCTGA
- a CDS encoding rhodanese-like domain-containing protein, translating into MRISIALILAFLMGSPVTARAEVDTPSELGGARVLSAEELHGLAARSDLRIYDLRKKASFVEGHIPGAISAARHYDAVAEKLDTSFLGAAKAAPIVFYSHGVAGWKSYWAAKAAIEAGYTNVMWFRGGYAEWEEKALPIKR; encoded by the coding sequence ATGCGGATTTCCATCGCACTGATCCTTGCGTTCCTCATGGGCTCGCCCGTCACGGCCAGGGCGGAAGTGGACACCCCGTCGGAGCTCGGGGGCGCGCGGGTGCTGTCGGCGGAGGAACTCCACGGCCTTGCGGCCCGGTCGGATCTCAGGATCTACGATCTCAGGAAGAAGGCCTCCTTCGTCGAGGGGCACATCCCGGGCGCGATCAGTGCGGCACGCCATTACGACGCCGTGGCCGAAAAGCTCGACACCTCGTTCCTCGGGGCGGCCAAGGCGGCGCCAATCGTTTTCTACAGCCACGGCGTTGCGGGCTGGAAAAGCTACTGGGCGGCCAAGGCGGCCATCGAAGCCGGCTACACGAACGTGATGTGGTTCCGCGGCGGCTATGCGGAGTGGGAGGAAAAGGCCCTACCGATCAAGCGCTGA
- a CDS encoding ATP-binding protein has protein sequence MFRLAWLGRIQTQAHIALAIFLGALIAQYGALVYALDRNHTLVHEIAVENQQATKAVDALSDDLAMLSYRILGVVGGIYAAPNIAHEIPKLGNRIITSWQHVRTGLTDYLDEDATPRADAAIAALPGFLERTQQVFAATHPEPTETERQRLEQHHDEWLDIRPALTLFTEEVRERVTRRAEASLREARNLGTRLSFLANATVAVGLLALGITWYLLIFVIARPVTHLVGAMRRIATGDTSAEIAGLDDASEVGDMARAVQVFREKSVENRRLQREEARRTAELARARDAAQAASRTKSEFLANMSHELRTPLNAILGFSEMMATQIFGPLGDPRYVDYAADIQSSGRHLLDIINDILDIAKVEAGQLKLRCEPVDLGAVIETCRRLVRERASTAEIGLLVAAGDGMPMLEADEVRLKQILLNLLSNAVKFTPRGGQVVLTVADGPDGSCELVVADTGIGMTEAEIAVALQPFRQIDGALSRRYEGTGLGLPLTKALVELHDGEMIISSAPGVGTTVTVRLPRHRIVSRTRLATGLAAAAREFEAVAALPIPPRQEQDT, from the coding sequence ATGTTCCGCTTGGCTTGGCTTGGCCGGATCCAGACGCAGGCGCATATCGCGCTCGCGATCTTCCTGGGGGCGCTGATTGCGCAGTACGGGGCCCTGGTTTACGCCCTGGACCGCAACCACACCCTCGTGCACGAGATTGCGGTCGAGAACCAGCAGGCCACAAAGGCCGTCGATGCGCTCTCCGACGATCTGGCCATGCTCAGCTACCGCATCCTGGGCGTGGTCGGGGGCATCTATGCGGCGCCCAACATCGCGCACGAGATCCCGAAGCTCGGCAATCGGATCATCACCAGCTGGCAGCACGTCCGCACCGGGCTGACCGACTACCTGGACGAGGACGCGACACCACGGGCCGATGCCGCCATCGCGGCACTGCCGGGCTTCCTCGAGCGCACGCAGCAGGTCTTCGCCGCAACGCATCCGGAACCCACCGAAACCGAGCGCCAGCGCCTGGAGCAGCACCACGACGAGTGGCTCGACATCCGACCGGCGCTGACGCTTTTCACCGAGGAAGTCCGCGAACGGGTCACAAGGCGCGCGGAGGCGAGCCTCCGGGAGGCCCGCAACCTGGGCACCCGTCTGTCGTTCCTGGCCAACGCCACCGTGGCCGTCGGGCTGCTGGCGCTCGGCATCACGTGGTACCTGCTGATCTTCGTCATCGCACGTCCGGTGACGCACCTTGTCGGCGCCATGCGCCGCATCGCCACCGGAGACACGTCGGCGGAAATCGCCGGGCTCGACGACGCCAGCGAGGTGGGCGACATGGCGCGCGCCGTGCAGGTCTTCCGGGAGAAGTCGGTCGAGAACCGCCGGTTGCAGCGCGAGGAGGCCCGGCGCACCGCGGAGCTGGCGCGTGCCCGGGACGCCGCGCAGGCGGCAAGCCGGACCAAGTCGGAATTCCTGGCGAACATGAGCCACGAGTTGCGGACGCCGCTCAACGCCATCCTCGGCTTCTCCGAAATGATGGCGACGCAGATCTTCGGTCCGCTCGGCGATCCGCGGTACGTGGACTACGCCGCCGACATCCAGAGCAGCGGCAGGCACCTGCTCGACATCATCAACGACATTCTGGACATCGCCAAGGTCGAAGCCGGCCAACTGAAGCTGCGATGCGAGCCCGTGGATCTCGGCGCCGTCATCGAGACCTGCCGCCGGCTTGTCCGCGAACGCGCCTCCACCGCCGAGATCGGGCTTCTGGTGGCGGCCGGCGACGGCATGCCCATGCTTGAGGCCGACGAGGTCCGCCTCAAGCAGATCCTGCTCAACCTGCTGTCCAATGCCGTGAAATTCACCCCCCGCGGCGGCCAGGTGGTCCTGACGGTTGCCGATGGACCGGACGGGTCCTGCGAACTGGTCGTGGCCGACACCGGCATCGGAATGACGGAGGCGGAAATCGCGGTGGCGCTTCAACCGTTCCGCCAGATCGACGGCGCCCTGTCGCGCCGTTACGAGGGGACCGGGTTGGGGCTGCCGCTGACCAAGGCGCTCGTCGAACTCCACGACGGCGAAATGATCATCTCCAGTGCCCCCGGCGTCGGCACGACCGTCACCGTCCGCCTGCCGCGCCACCGCATCGTCTCGCGCACGCGCCTGGCCACGGGCCTTGCCGCCGCGGCCAGGGAATTCGAAGCGGTTGCGGCGCTCCCCATTCCGCCCCGCCAGGAGCAAGACACATGA
- a CDS encoding ethylbenzene dehydrogenase-related protein, with protein MTLVHTRSVQETVGAVGRPRLRTDATTVALHWGIALLLVASLATGFRIAADAEDATLSRWLSPILPQGEVTRWHGWFAGGLIVLAATYVAFLVSARLTPRIALDGSRLRALSARDHRTRWQSINVLVYWIAFAALALVGTTGALLYLEIPVAPHGLVTTAHRVGAWVLVAYVVLHVAAQAAMGGGVQLLKILRPRAAYGFPALVGALLGMAAAAGVAAVDRGRPQTLAVAAVPAAPRLDGDPNDAAWAAAWPVVIETVRGANFPGGSVAVTVRAVHDQTHAYFLFQWPDATRSQKHLPLHKTEAGWQILETDYARQDEDAYYEDKFAVMLARSPVLAGAGTSHLGGKPLADKPAPSGGRGLHFTSDGSYVDVWHWKSVRTGPMGQIDDNHFGPPLAPPAKPGDRYTGGYTQDPHTGGGFIQNWRKLADGTVQPLHLPRDPGVLRRLGPIDLDPSLGDKGDWWLPRDLTVPYSAELDAEYPIGTVLPSVVIDAPFEGDRGDVRAAGRWLDGRWHLEVSRRLDTGSAFDTPIADGIFLWVAAFDHSQTRHSQHLHPVRLSLR; from the coding sequence ATGACCCTCGTCCACACCCGATCCGTCCAGGAAACCGTGGGGGCGGTGGGCCGGCCACGTCTGCGCACCGACGCGACCACCGTGGCACTCCATTGGGGCATCGCCCTGCTGCTGGTCGCGAGCCTTGCCACCGGTTTCCGCATCGCCGCCGACGCCGAGGACGCGACTTTGTCCCGTTGGCTATCGCCGATCCTGCCGCAGGGCGAGGTGACGCGTTGGCACGGGTGGTTTGCCGGCGGCCTGATCGTCCTGGCGGCAACCTATGTGGCCTTCCTGGTGAGCGCCCGCCTGACCCCGCGCATCGCCCTCGACGGCAGCCGGTTGCGCGCCCTGTCGGCCCGCGATCACCGGACGCGTTGGCAGTCGATCAACGTGCTCGTCTATTGGATTGCGTTCGCCGCCCTGGCACTGGTCGGCACGACCGGTGCCCTTCTTTACCTCGAAATCCCGGTCGCCCCCCACGGGCTTGTCACCACCGCCCACCGTGTCGGCGCGTGGGTTCTGGTGGCCTACGTCGTCCTGCATGTGGCGGCCCAGGCGGCCATGGGCGGCGGCGTGCAACTCCTGAAGATCCTCCGGCCCCGGGCGGCCTATGGGTTCCCGGCCCTGGTCGGCGCGCTGCTCGGGATGGCCGCCGCCGCAGGCGTCGCGGCGGTGGACCGGGGCCGCCCGCAAACGCTCGCGGTCGCCGCCGTGCCGGCCGCGCCACGGCTCGACGGTGATCCCAACGATGCCGCCTGGGCCGCCGCGTGGCCGGTCGTCATCGAGACGGTGCGCGGTGCGAACTTCCCAGGCGGTAGCGTTGCCGTGACGGTCCGCGCGGTCCATGACCAGACGCACGCCTATTTCCTGTTCCAATGGCCGGACGCGACGCGCAGCCAAAAACACCTGCCGCTCCACAAGACCGAGGCCGGCTGGCAGATCCTCGAGACCGACTATGCGCGGCAGGACGAGGATGCCTATTACGAGGACAAGTTCGCCGTCATGCTCGCGCGGTCGCCCGTCCTGGCCGGGGCGGGCACCTCCCACCTCGGGGGCAAGCCGTTGGCGGACAAGCCCGCACCGTCGGGCGGCAGGGGATTGCACTTCACCAGCGACGGCTCGTACGTCGACGTCTGGCACTGGAAGTCCGTCCGCACCGGGCCCATGGGCCAGATCGACGACAATCACTTCGGGCCGCCTCTGGCACCGCCGGCCAAGCCGGGCGACCGCTACACCGGCGGCTACACGCAGGACCCGCACACCGGGGGCGGCTTCATCCAGAACTGGCGCAAGCTGGCCGATGGGACGGTGCAGCCCCTGCACCTCCCGCGCGATCCCGGTGTCCTGCGCCGCCTCGGCCCCATCGACCTGGATCCCTCCCTGGGCGACAAGGGCGACTGGTGGCTGCCGCGGGATCTGACGGTGCCCTACTCGGCCGAACTGGATGCGGAGTATCCGATCGGCACGGTGCTGCCCAGCGTCGTGATCGACGCACCGTTCGAGGGGGACCGCGGTGATGTCCGGGCGGCCGGACGTTGGCTCGACGGCCGTTGGCACCTGGAGGTCAGCCGCAGGCTGGACACCGGCTCGGCCTTCGATACGCCGATCGCCGACGGGATTTTCCTGTGGGTCGCGGCCTTCGACCATTCGCAGACCCGCCATTCGCAGCACCTGCATCCGGTGCGCCTCAGCCTGCGGTGA
- a CDS encoding 2Fe-2S iron-sulfur cluster-binding protein encodes MSRAVIRQWPLPLDVGKQTILDAALAAGVPYPHGCRTGECGACKSRLLAGEVDMRAYDRTALSDAERRDGLVLVCRAYPRSDVQVAWLGGERDESLPIQRMTAEVTNIENVTPDIRRIYAWPERPLRFAAGQFVRLGFANLPTRPYSMANRPDEHVLEFNVRLVPGGVASRYIAEKLMPGERIRLEGPFGLAHLRPDHDGPILAVAGGSGLAPIKSIIRTRLHAGSTRPIWLYVGARTEADIYDEPALLDLANRHPNLRIEVVLSSATGGRRRTGPLDGAIDAEIGRQAGLQCHIAGPPVMVNAVAARLADMGIPASSIHADAFHGLTETPLQRAWLPPQVTRLFRRAATGR; translated from the coding sequence ATGAGCCGTGCCGTCATCCGCCAATGGCCCCTGCCCCTGGATGTGGGCAAGCAGACCATCCTCGATGCGGCGCTGGCCGCCGGGGTGCCCTATCCGCACGGATGCCGGACGGGCGAGTGCGGGGCCTGCAAGTCGCGTCTCCTGGCCGGCGAGGTGGACATGCGGGCCTATGACCGGACGGCGCTCAGCGATGCCGAGCGGCGGGACGGGCTGGTCCTGGTTTGCCGCGCGTATCCACGCTCGGACGTGCAGGTGGCATGGCTCGGCGGGGAAAGGGACGAGTCCCTGCCGATCCAGCGCATGACGGCCGAGGTGACGAACATCGAGAATGTGACGCCCGATATCCGCCGCATCTACGCATGGCCGGAACGCCCGCTCCGGTTCGCGGCCGGGCAGTTCGTCCGGCTCGGCTTTGCGAACCTTCCGACGCGCCCCTACTCGATGGCCAACCGGCCCGACGAGCACGTCCTGGAATTCAACGTGCGGCTGGTCCCCGGCGGGGTGGCCAGCCGCTACATCGCCGAGAAGCTGATGCCGGGCGAGCGCATACGGTTGGAGGGGCCGTTCGGCCTCGCACATCTCCGCCCCGACCACGACGGTCCGATCCTCGCGGTCGCGGGCGGCTCGGGCCTCGCACCGATCAAGTCGATCATCCGGACCCGCCTGCATGCCGGGTCCACCCGCCCGATCTGGCTGTACGTCGGTGCCCGCACCGAGGCCGACATCTACGACGAACCGGCGCTTCTCGATTTGGCGAACCGGCACCCGAACCTGCGGATCGAGGTCGTGCTGTCCTCGGCAACGGGGGGACGCCGCCGAACGGGTCCCCTGGACGGCGCGATCGATGCGGAAATCGGGCGGCAGGCAGGTCTGCAGTGCCACATCGCCGGCCCTCCGGTGATGGTCAACGCGGTCGCGGCGCGGCTCGCCGACATGGGCATTCCCGCATCCTCCATCCACGCCGACGCCTTCCACGGCCTGACCGAAACGCCGTTGCAAAGGGCCTGGCTGCCGCCGCAGGTCACACGACTGTTCCGGCGCGCGGCAACGGGGCGATAG
- a CDS encoding transporter substrate-binding domain-containing protein, which yields MQKIKYGVCLAIAMLAGLSSVPAKAQCALSVGWFNFPPYSTAEAGADPTGLDIELARAVADAAGCQLRFQERSWTAILRGVEDGSIDMATSASRTPEREAFAYYASSYRQEQMRLVVRTGDAAKHPLADLGDIVKDSLRIGASKSFYYGERFAELEKDAAFSALVDVANEDAQHLGKLLAGRLFGFLTDPLILPPLLKAKGAEGQVELHPIKVLDHPVHMIFSRKSVKPEILERIETATRELKASGKLDAIVARYGQVN from the coding sequence ATGCAGAAGATCAAATACGGGGTTTGCCTCGCAATCGCGATGCTTGCGGGCCTCTCCTCCGTGCCGGCGAAGGCGCAGTGCGCCCTTTCGGTGGGGTGGTTCAACTTCCCGCCCTACAGCACGGCCGAAGCGGGCGCGGATCCCACCGGGCTCGACATTGAGCTGGCACGCGCGGTGGCGGATGCTGCCGGCTGCCAGTTGCGCTTCCAGGAACGTTCCTGGACCGCAATCCTCAGGGGTGTCGAGGACGGCAGCATTGACATGGCGACATCCGCCAGCCGCACACCGGAACGCGAGGCCTTCGCCTACTACGCTTCGAGCTACCGGCAGGAACAGATGCGCCTGGTCGTGAGGACCGGCGATGCGGCCAAGCACCCGCTGGCCGACCTCGGCGACATCGTCAAGGACAGCCTGCGGATTGGCGCCAGCAAAAGCTTCTACTACGGGGAGCGTTTCGCCGAACTGGAGAAGGATGCCGCCTTCAGCGCGCTGGTCGATGTCGCGAACGAGGACGCCCAGCACCTTGGCAAGCTCCTCGCAGGGCGGTTGTTCGGCTTTCTGACCGACCCGCTCATCCTGCCACCGCTTCTGAAGGCGAAGGGAGCGGAAGGACAGGTCGAACTGCACCCGATCAAGGTGCTGGACCACCCCGTCCACATGATCTTCAGCAGGAAATCCGTCAAACCGGAAATCCTCGAGAGGATCGAGACCGCCACCCGGGAGCTCAAGGCATCGGGCAAGCTGGATGCGATCGTGGCCAGGTACGGCCAAGTCAACTGA
- the dapF gene encoding diaminopimelate epimerase translates to MTHAFWKMHGLGNDFVVLDVRNRPLAIGEVQARALADRRTGIGFDQLLLIERDENGADAFLRIRNSDGSEVAACGNGSRAVARLLLEETGKDRVVIGTAAGPIHASRAGPDAVSVDMGPARLDWREIPLARAMDTLRLDFAMGPLEAPVAVSMGNPHAVFFVPDAEAVDLETWGPKIETDPLFPARTNVEAVHLLGPDRLRMRVWERGTGITRACGTGACAAGVAAARRGLTGREVDVVLDGGTLGILWRADGHVVMTGPAALSYTGTLADDLAAVAGL, encoded by the coding sequence ATGACACACGCCTTCTGGAAGATGCACGGGCTCGGCAACGACTTCGTCGTGCTGGACGTCCGCAACCGTCCCCTTGCCATCGGCGAGGTGCAGGCGCGTGCGCTTGCGGACCGGCGCACGGGCATCGGCTTCGACCAGCTCCTGTTGATCGAACGGGATGAGAACGGCGCGGACGCCTTCCTGCGCATCCGCAATTCCGACGGCAGCGAAGTGGCGGCCTGCGGCAACGGTTCCCGCGCCGTGGCCCGCCTGCTGCTGGAGGAGACCGGCAAGGACCGGGTGGTGATCGGCACCGCCGCCGGCCCCATCCACGCGAGCCGCGCCGGACCGGACGCGGTGTCGGTGGACATGGGTCCGGCGCGCCTGGACTGGCGCGAGATCCCCCTTGCCCGCGCCATGGACACGCTTCGCCTGGACTTCGCCATGGGGCCGCTGGAAGCGCCGGTTGCCGTCAGCATGGGCAATCCGCACGCCGTCTTCTTCGTCCCCGACGCCGAGGCCGTGGACCTGGAGACCTGGGGTCCGAAAATCGAAACGGATCCGCTGTTCCCGGCGCGCACGAACGTCGAGGCCGTCCACCTCCTCGGCCCGGACCGGCTGCGCATGCGGGTGTGGGAGCGCGGGACCGGCATCACGCGGGCCTGCGGCACGGGGGCCTGCGCCGCCGGTGTCGCGGCGGCCCGCCGCGGCCTGACCGGCCGCGAGGTGGACGTGGTGCTGGACGGCGGGACACTGGGCATCCTGTGGCGCGCGGACGGGCACGTCGTCATGACCGGACCGGCCGCGCTGAGCTACACGGGGACGCTCGCGGACGACCTCGCAGCGGTGGCCGGGCTGTGA
- the mtaB gene encoding tRNA (N(6)-L-threonylcarbamoyladenosine(37)-C(2))-methylthiotransferase MtaB, with protein sequence MGSPEGEGTGGTHGADGVEVLTFGCRLNAYESEVMRGHAKAAGLSNTVIVNTCAVTSEAERQARQAVRRLRRERPGATIIVTGCAAQIAPDTFASMPEVDRVLGNAEKMQAQSFIGAGQPRVLVNDIMAVRETAPHLIEGFEGRARAFVQVQQGCDHRCTFCIIPYGRGNSRSVPIGEVVRQVRTLVEAGYREVVLTGVDITSYGPDLPGAPSLGQMVRRLLAQVPDLSRLRLSSLDPVEIDDDLWRLIAEEPRLMPHLHLSLQAGDDMVLKRMKRRHLRGDAIRVAQRARDLRPGIAFGADLIAGFPTEDEAMFENTLRIVDECGLAFLHVFPYSPRPGTPAARMPQVPGDVVKARAARLRAKGEAALGAFLAGRVGSNAEVLVEKPGLGRSEHYAEVALDPSAPAGALIHTRIVGVEGGRLLGAPQAVTPPC encoded by the coding sequence ATCGGAAGCCCGGAAGGCGAAGGGACCGGCGGGACGCACGGCGCCGACGGGGTCGAGGTGCTGACCTTCGGCTGCCGCCTGAACGCCTACGAGTCCGAGGTCATGCGCGGGCACGCCAAGGCGGCGGGCCTGTCGAACACGGTCATCGTCAACACCTGCGCGGTCACCTCCGAAGCCGAGCGCCAAGCGCGGCAGGCCGTCCGCCGGTTGCGGCGTGAACGGCCCGGGGCCACCATCATCGTGACCGGCTGCGCCGCCCAGATCGCCCCCGACACATTCGCGTCGATGCCCGAAGTCGACCGCGTCCTCGGCAATGCCGAGAAGATGCAGGCGCAAAGCTTCATCGGCGCGGGGCAGCCGCGGGTCCTGGTGAACGACATCATGGCGGTGCGCGAAACCGCCCCGCACCTGATCGAAGGGTTCGAGGGCCGCGCGCGGGCGTTCGTCCAGGTCCAGCAGGGCTGCGACCACCGTTGCACCTTCTGCATCATCCCCTACGGGCGCGGCAACAGCCGGTCGGTCCCGATCGGCGAGGTGGTGCGCCAGGTCCGGACCCTGGTCGAGGCCGGCTACCGCGAGGTGGTCCTGACCGGCGTGGACATCACCAGCTACGGCCCCGACCTGCCTGGCGCACCGTCGCTGGGCCAGATGGTGCGGCGGCTCCTGGCCCAGGTGCCGGACCTGTCCCGCCTGCGCCTGTCCAGCCTGGACCCGGTCGAGATCGACGACGACCTGTGGCGCCTGATCGCCGAGGAGCCGCGGCTGATGCCGCACCTGCACCTGTCGTTGCAGGCGGGCGACGACATGGTGCTGAAGCGGATGAAGCGCCGCCACCTGCGCGGCGATGCGATCCGTGTGGCGCAGCGGGCACGGGACCTGCGCCCCGGCATCGCCTTCGGCGCCGACCTGATCGCCGGGTTCCCGACCGAGGACGAGGCGATGTTCGAGAACACGCTGCGGATCGTGGACGAGTGCGGCCTCGCCTTCCTCCACGTCTTTCCCTATTCGCCCCGTCCCGGCACCCCCGCGGCCCGCATGCCCCAGGTGCCGGGGGATGTGGTCAAGGCCCGGGCGGCCCGCCTGCGCGCCAAGGGCGAGGCCGCGCTCGGCGCATTCCTGGCCGGCCGTGTCGGATCCAATGCCGAGGTGTTGGTGGAGAAGCCCGGCCTGGGCCGCAGCGAGCATTACGCCGAAGTCGCCCTGGACCCGTCGGCACCGGCTGGCGCATTGATCCATACCCGCATCGTCGGCGTCGAGGGCGGACGTTTGCTTGGCGCCCCGCAAGCCGTGACACCCCCATGCTGA
- the ftsY gene encoding signal recognition particle-docking protein FtsY: MLNWFRRKKPDGKPGDDAGTATEAPPAAPDVVPAPVPPPAPLPGLDPPLAETVDIEAEQEALEALAPPPAPPADLSEPEVAARVPDQAPGSGTAPDTSEPDGTEPAPPPETTRRSWFARMREGLAKSTQRLSDGIGGIFTKRKLDDETLEELEELLIQADLGPTMAGRVAAELARTRFGKEVTPEEVRTALAEDIAKTLAPVARPLTINPARKPFVVLVVGVNGTGKTTTIGKIARQLRDEGKTVWLAAGDTFRAAAVQQLQIWGQRTGCHVIARGQNADPAGLAYDAVEQARAAGADVLLIDTAGRLHNKDALMQELQKVVRVIRKVDPEAPHATLLTLDATTGQNAINQVQVFRDMVDVSGLVVTKLDGSAKGGVVVALADKFKLPVHMIGVGEGAEDLRPFDAQDFARSLVGLR; the protein is encoded by the coding sequence ATGCTGAACTGGTTCCGCCGCAAGAAACCCGACGGGAAACCCGGCGACGACGCCGGCACCGCAACCGAAGCGCCCCCCGCCGCCCCGGACGTGGTTCCGGCCCCGGTGCCGCCCCCGGCACCACTGCCCGGGCTGGATCCGCCCCTGGCCGAAACGGTCGACATCGAAGCGGAGCAGGAGGCACTCGAGGCGCTTGCGCCACCGCCCGCCCCGCCGGCCGACCTGTCCGAGCCGGAGGTTGCGGCGCGCGTCCCGGACCAGGCCCCCGGATCCGGCACGGCACCGGACACGTCCGAGCCCGACGGGACCGAGCCCGCGCCGCCTCCCGAGACGACCCGGAGGAGCTGGTTCGCGCGGATGCGCGAGGGGTTGGCGAAATCCACCCAGCGCCTGTCCGACGGCATCGGCGGCATCTTCACCAAACGCAAGCTGGACGACGAGACGCTGGAGGAGCTGGAGGAGCTGCTGATCCAGGCGGACCTCGGCCCCACCATGGCCGGCCGCGTCGCCGCCGAACTGGCCCGCACCCGCTTCGGCAAGGAGGTGACCCCGGAGGAGGTGCGCACGGCATTGGCCGAGGACATCGCCAAGACCCTGGCCCCCGTCGCCCGGCCCCTGACGATCAACCCGGCCCGCAAGCCGTTCGTGGTGCTGGTGGTGGGCGTCAACGGCACCGGCAAGACGACCACCATCGGCAAGATCGCCCGGCAGCTGCGCGACGAGGGCAAGACCGTCTGGCTGGCGGCCGGCGACACGTTCCGCGCCGCGGCGGTGCAGCAGCTTCAGATCTGGGGGCAGCGCACCGGGTGCCATGTGATCGCGCGGGGCCAGAACGCGGACCCGGCGGGCTTGGCATACGACGCGGTCGAACAGGCGCGGGCGGCCGGTGCCGACGTGCTGCTGATCGACACCGCCGGACGCCTGCACAACAAGGACGCCCTGATGCAGGAGTTGCAGAAGGTCGTACGCGTGATCCGCAAGGTGGATCCGGAAGCGCCGCACGCCACGCTGCTGACGCTCGATGCCACCACCGGGCAGAACGCGATCAACCAAGTCCAGGTCTTCCGCGACATGGTGGACGTGTCGGGCCTCGTGGTCACCAAACTGGACGGCTCGGCAAAGGGCGGGGTCGTCGTGGCGCTCGCCGACAAGTTCAAGCTGCCCGTCCACATGATCGGCGTCGGCGAGGGGGCCGAGGACCTCCGCCCGTTCGACGCCCAGGATTTTGCCCGGTCACTGGTCGGACTAAGGTGA